The following coding sequences lie in one Candidatus Eremiobacterota bacterium genomic window:
- the murD gene encoding UDP-N-acetylmuramoyl-L-alanine--D-glutamate ligase: MACIVDLFARRMGYRSVSGIFGFDAGAKILIIGLGRSGLASVEVLAEHNVALYATDEKPVAELAEPIAAAQSFGARFLEPAELAGVAGELAFAVLSPGVPPTSPVVRAMHEANVPVLGEIELAYRLCNSPILAVTGTKGKSTTTSLIGHLLRSCGRSVRVGGNIGNPLIKEIRGAGPDDWIVAEVSSFQLETIRSFKPRVAVLLNLLPDHLDRYHSMEEYAEAKYRIFANQSMMDWFVGNLDDPKIRALHWRGGGTRVQARQLWFTLDRREQATLYVRDHTITYAPIAGDPRPVPLVSLDAIPLPGEHNVRNVMAALLAALAVGCTPSELREAVGTFQPMAHRLKTIAEIEGVRYVDDSKATNPASVIAALETYDGPIVLIAGGRAKGTEFAAMGSAIRERAAALVAIGETASEIRRAAAGVDAVEATSMEEAVRRAREFARPGGVVLLSPGCASFDMFDSAEDRGERFAAAVESLKEPAGA, encoded by the coding sequence TTGGCTTGCATCGTTGATCTGTTCGCTCGTCGGATGGGCTATCGTTCGGTGAGCGGGATCTTTGGATTCGATGCCGGCGCAAAGATCCTGATCATTGGTCTGGGCCGAAGCGGACTCGCCAGCGTCGAGGTACTCGCCGAGCACAACGTCGCGCTCTATGCGACCGACGAAAAGCCGGTTGCCGAACTCGCCGAACCGATCGCGGCGGCGCAGTCGTTTGGCGCGCGTTTCCTCGAACCCGCGGAGCTTGCCGGCGTCGCCGGCGAGCTGGCGTTCGCGGTTCTTTCGCCCGGCGTTCCCCCGACGTCGCCGGTCGTGCGCGCGATGCACGAGGCAAACGTTCCGGTGCTCGGCGAGATCGAGCTTGCATACCGCCTTTGCAACTCGCCGATCCTGGCGGTGACCGGCACGAAAGGAAAATCGACGACGACGTCGCTGATCGGACACTTGCTTCGCAGCTGCGGTCGCTCCGTGCGCGTAGGGGGCAACATCGGCAATCCGCTCATCAAAGAGATTCGCGGCGCGGGGCCCGACGATTGGATCGTTGCGGAGGTTTCCTCGTTTCAGCTGGAAACGATTCGCTCGTTCAAGCCGCGCGTTGCGGTGTTGCTCAATCTTCTGCCCGACCACCTCGACCGTTATCACTCCATGGAAGAGTATGCCGAAGCAAAGTATCGCATCTTTGCCAATCAATCGATGATGGATTGGTTCGTCGGAAATCTCGACGACCCCAAGATTCGAGCGCTGCACTGGCGCGGCGGCGGCACGCGCGTTCAGGCACGCCAGCTGTGGTTCACGCTCGATCGCCGGGAGCAGGCCACGTTGTACGTGCGCGACCACACGATCACGTACGCTCCGATTGCCGGCGACCCACGTCCCGTTCCGCTCGTCTCGCTGGACGCGATTCCGTTGCCTGGCGAGCACAACGTACGCAACGTCATGGCCGCGCTTCTGGCAGCACTCGCCGTGGGCTGTACGCCCAGCGAGCTTCGGGAGGCAGTCGGAACTTTTCAACCAATGGCGCATCGGCTCAAGACGATCGCCGAGATCGAGGGCGTTCGTTACGTCGACGATTCAAAGGCAACGAATCCCGCATCCGTAATTGCCGCATTGGAAACCTACGACGGCCCGATCGTCTTGATCGCCGGCGGCCGCGCGAAGGGGACGGAGTTCGCGGCGATGGGAAGCGCGATTCGAGAGCGGGCGGCGGCGCTCGTCGCCATCGGTGAAACGGCGTCGGAGATTCGGCGTGCGGCCGCGGGCGTGGATGCCGTCGAGGCGACGTCAATGGAAGAGGCGGTGCGGCGCGCTCGGGAGTTCGCCCGGCCCGGCGGCGTCGTTTTGCTTTCGCCCGGTTGCGCGTCGTTCGACATGTTCGACTCGGCCGAGGATCGCGGCGAACGGTTCGCCGCGGCGGTAGAGTCGCTCAAGGAGCCGGCCGGTGCGTGA
- a CDS encoding UDP-N-acetylglucosamine--N-acetylmuramyl-(pentapeptide) pyrophosphoryl-undecaprenol N-acetylglucosamine transferase, whose product MTVIFAGGGTGGHLYPAIAIADALRERQARVAFIGAADRLESTIVPKAGYRLFPIASRSMPRRPSLDLFATIGSNLKGIAQSLRLLASQRPDIVIATGGYVAFPVTLAARIRRLLRLSTAPIVLLEPNAAPGLTNRLLAPIVDQIWDVESTGVPIRATLRALPPRDDAIARLGLDPSLRTLVSIGGSQGARSINDALCSLVSSAALPPGWQLFALTGENDYQRVHATIPNARPYLDDMADAYAVADLVLARAGASTLAELAALRKPAILVPYPFAAERHQEINAARFEAAGAAVVLGDEELRAGAFPALFAQTVEPSRLQALAAGAQRLGGADPLNAILARIDTLVPRKS is encoded by the coding sequence GTGACCGTCATCTTTGCGGGCGGCGGGACGGGCGGCCATCTCTATCCCGCCATTGCAATTGCCGATGCGTTACGTGAGCGCCAGGCAAGAGTCGCCTTCATCGGCGCGGCCGATCGGCTCGAATCGACGATCGTTCCGAAGGCGGGCTACCGCCTTTTCCCAATTGCGAGCCGCTCGATGCCGCGGCGCCCATCGCTCGATCTGTTCGCGACGATAGGAAGCAATCTCAAAGGAATCGCGCAGAGTCTGCGGCTCCTAGCATCGCAACGCCCCGACATCGTCATCGCGACCGGCGGATACGTCGCGTTTCCGGTGACGTTGGCGGCGCGCATCCGTCGGCTGTTGCGACTCTCAACTGCCCCAATCGTATTGCTCGAACCCAATGCGGCGCCCGGATTAACGAATCGCCTCCTTGCACCGATCGTCGACCAGATTTGGGATGTCGAATCGACGGGTGTCCCGATTCGCGCCACGTTACGCGCGTTGCCCCCGCGCGATGATGCGATCGCGCGGCTCGGGCTCGACCCGTCGCTGCGCACGTTGGTTTCGATCGGCGGAAGTCAGGGCGCCCGCTCGATCAACGACGCACTCTGCAGCCTCGTCTCATCGGCGGCACTGCCGCCGGGTTGGCAACTCTTTGCGTTGACCGGTGAGAACGATTATCAGCGCGTGCACGCGACGATCCCGAACGCCCGGCCGTATCTCGACGATATGGCCGACGCCTACGCCGTTGCCGACTTGGTGCTCGCGCGCGCCGGCGCCTCGACCTTGGCGGAACTGGCGGCCTTGCGCAAACCAGCGATTCTCGTTCCGTACCCCTTTGCCGCGGAGCGCCATCAAGAGATCAATGCCGCGCGCTTTGAAGCCGCGGGTGCGGCGGTCGTGCTGGGCGACGAGGAACTGCGCGCCGGCGCCTTTCCCGCACTCTTTGCCCAAACCGTCGAGCCGTCGCGGCTCCAAGCGCTTGCCGCCGGCGCGCAGCGCTTGGGAGGAGCCGATCCATTGAACGCGATTCTTGCCCGGATCGATACCTTGGTTCCACGAAAGAGCTAG
- a CDS encoding UDP-N-acetylmuramate--L-alanine ligase: protein MTSYHFVGIGGIGMSAIARVLRARGERVSGSDLCLNPLVEALRVQGVSVAIGHHGRNVRDADVVVVSSAIDRRRNPEALAAARRGTPVLHRGEMLARLLAGRSGIAVAGTHGKTTTTAMTYTVLRGGGIDAGLVLGGIDTLLATNASDGTSRWFVTEADESDGSFALLEPMVAVVTNIENDHLNSDDELPGLARAFAEFLAKLPAQGLALVGIDNPLAESLTAHDLRARILTYGFDPRADVHAVHPTYADFGSRFEVIAENRSLGMFELRVPGAMNVQNALAAIAIARELGVCIESIAASLQGFRGVRRRFEILTSSERITIVDDYAHHPTAVRATIAAAREYHRGELVVAFQPHRYSRTAFLAHEFASALLGADRIYLAPVYAASEPAIPGVSERSIGERLESAGAAVRYVSNVAELEERLFDETASGSLVLMLGAGDITDAAVGLARRFAEPIESRAASVGA, encoded by the coding sequence GTGACCAGTTATCACTTCGTCGGAATCGGCGGCATTGGGATGAGTGCGATCGCGCGCGTCCTTCGCGCGCGCGGCGAACGCGTGTCGGGTTCCGATCTCTGCCTCAATCCCCTGGTCGAGGCGTTGCGCGTCCAAGGCGTGAGCGTCGCCATCGGTCATCACGGGCGCAACGTCCGCGACGCGGATGTGGTTGTCGTCAGCTCGGCGATCGATCGCCGGCGTAATCCCGAAGCGCTTGCAGCCGCGCGCAGAGGGACGCCGGTGTTGCATCGCGGCGAGATGCTCGCGCGCCTGCTTGCGGGCCGGAGCGGCATCGCCGTCGCGGGGACGCACGGGAAGACGACCACGACCGCGATGACCTATACCGTACTGCGTGGCGGTGGCATCGATGCCGGCCTCGTTCTGGGCGGGATCGACACATTGCTGGCAACCAATGCCAGCGACGGCACGTCACGGTGGTTCGTCACCGAGGCGGACGAATCGGATGGATCCTTTGCGCTGCTCGAGCCGATGGTCGCGGTCGTTACGAATATTGAAAACGATCACCTCAACAGCGACGACGAACTCCCCGGGCTCGCACGCGCGTTTGCCGAGTTCCTTGCAAAACTACCCGCGCAGGGACTTGCGCTCGTCGGGATCGACAATCCGCTTGCCGAATCGCTGACGGCCCACGACCTGCGCGCGCGCATCCTGACCTACGGCTTCGACCCGCGAGCCGACGTCCACGCCGTTCATCCGACCTATGCCGATTTCGGCTCGCGCTTCGAGGTGATTGCCGAGAATCGTTCGCTGGGAATGTTCGAGCTGCGAGTTCCTGGTGCGATGAACGTGCAAAATGCACTGGCGGCGATCGCAATCGCCAGGGAGCTCGGCGTTTGCATTGAGTCGATTGCGGCGTCACTGCAAGGCTTTCGGGGCGTACGCCGCCGCTTTGAAATTCTAACGTCGAGCGAGCGGATAACGATCGTCGACGATTACGCGCACCACCCGACCGCCGTCCGCGCCACAATCGCCGCCGCGCGAGAGTATCATCGCGGGGAACTCGTCGTTGCGTTTCAACCGCACCGCTATTCGCGCACTGCCTTCTTGGCACACGAATTCGCATCGGCATTGCTCGGCGCCGACCGCATTTATCTCGCCCCCGTCTACGCCGCATCGGAGCCCGCTATTCCCGGCGTGAGCGAACGTTCGATCGGCGAGAGGCTGGAGAGCGCCGGTGCGGCGGTCCGCTACGTTTCGAACGTCGCAGAACTCGAAGAGCGTTTGTTCGACGAAACCGCGTCAGGCTCGCTCGTGCTGATGCTCGGCGCCGGCGACATCACCGACGCTGCCGTCGGGCTGGCACGCCGCTTCGCCGAGCCGATCGAATCTCGTGCCGCTTCGGTAGGCGCATGA
- a CDS encoding D-alanine--D-alanine ligase has translation MQRTSASKERIAVVMGGSSAEREISIRSGSEVVRALRTLGYDAESLEYDDRFLDALRQHKPDIVFIALHGQGGEDGHVQALLEYLSIPYTGSGLEAAALSMDKHLTKKLLAAEGLPTPVWDLFDLTGGTLPLLPGSLDLPLVIKPRFEGSSAGVSIVHTHEEWTSAMLEASKSYAQILAEEYLDGREFTSAVLGEEALPVVEIVANRDGFYSYDAKYEPGGSTHIVPAPIDEDLAARLQMLALSAHRLLGLRDYSRSDFIVTPDQRPHLLEINSLPGLTPVSLVRDACAAIGISFEALIERLVGYARSRADLRDAVA, from the coding sequence ATGCAACGTACTAGCGCGAGCAAAGAGCGAATCGCCGTTGTGATGGGCGGCAGCAGCGCCGAGCGTGAAATTTCCATTCGCTCGGGATCCGAAGTCGTGCGCGCCTTGCGTACCTTGGGCTATGACGCCGAATCACTCGAATACGACGACCGGTTTCTCGACGCATTGCGCCAGCACAAGCCCGATATCGTCTTCATCGCGCTGCACGGGCAGGGTGGCGAGGATGGCCACGTGCAGGCGCTGCTCGAGTATCTTTCCATTCCATACACGGGAAGCGGCCTTGAAGCGGCGGCGCTTTCGATGGACAAGCACCTCACGAAAAAACTGCTCGCAGCGGAAGGACTGCCCACGCCGGTATGGGACCTCTTCGATCTCACGGGCGGCACGTTGCCATTGCTCCCGGGGTCGCTCGATCTGCCACTGGTCATCAAACCGCGCTTCGAAGGATCGTCGGCCGGGGTTTCGATCGTGCACACCCACGAAGAATGGACCAGCGCCATGCTCGAGGCGTCAAAGTCGTACGCGCAGATCCTCGCCGAGGAATATCTCGACGGGCGCGAGTTCACGAGTGCCGTCTTGGGTGAAGAAGCGTTGCCCGTTGTCGAGATCGTCGCCAACCGCGACGGCTTTTACAGCTACGATGCAAAGTACGAGCCGGGCGGAAGCACGCATATCGTCCCGGCGCCGATCGATGAGGATCTCGCCGCGCGTTTGCAGATGCTGGCGCTCTCCGCGCACCGTCTCTTGGGTTTGCGCGACTACTCCCGCAGCGACTTTATCGTTACGCCGGACCAGCGGCCGCATCTACTAGAGATCAACTCGTTGCCGGGATTGACCCCGGTCAGCTTGGTGCGCGACGCTTGCGCGGCCATCGGCATTTCATTTGAAGCGTTGATCGAGCGGCTCGTCGGCTATGCGCGTTCCCGAGCGGATCTGCGCGACGCCGTCGCTTGA
- the ftsW gene encoding putative lipid II flippase FtsW has translation MRETATLQSRRESLDVVLFTSVAALIGIGLVMVFSASSATAFAMHGDIAYYLKRQLLWLAVGLAAAYACYRIDYHRLRRVAPYLLVAGIAGLCLVFVPHVGLGVNGGRRWIGTSGFSLEPSEFAKLALVIYLSAVLAARGDRIVSLSRGLVPLCVPVAIMAVLVLREPDMGTASLLLFIALALFFAAGARVVHLAAVVVAMVPFAALTVLASPYRRARVFAFVDPWKDPLNTGFHIVQSLLALGSGGLFGVGLGASRAKFFYLPEQYTDFIFSVLGEELGLIGTLAVIALFVTLAYRSIRIALAASDRFGFFLAIGCTAMITIQAFVNIGVVSSSWPVTGVPLPFISFGGSSLVVNLVAVALIANVARHAPGRSARRDSRQM, from the coding sequence GTGCGTGAGACGGCGACGCTGCAATCGCGACGCGAGTCACTGGATGTCGTTCTCTTCACGAGTGTTGCGGCCTTAATTGGGATCGGCCTCGTCATGGTCTTTTCAGCATCGAGTGCGACCGCCTTCGCGATGCACGGCGACATTGCGTATTATCTCAAGCGCCAGCTCCTCTGGCTCGCCGTGGGCTTAGCCGCCGCGTATGCCTGCTATCGAATCGACTATCATCGCCTGCGCCGCGTCGCGCCCTATCTCTTGGTCGCAGGCATAGCAGGGCTTTGCCTCGTCTTCGTGCCGCACGTCGGATTGGGCGTCAACGGGGGTCGTCGTTGGATCGGGACATCGGGTTTCAGCCTCGAGCCCTCGGAGTTTGCCAAGCTCGCATTGGTGATCTATCTTTCTGCCGTTCTCGCCGCGCGCGGCGACCGCATCGTCTCGCTTTCGCGCGGTCTGGTTCCGCTTTGCGTCCCGGTCGCGATCATGGCCGTGCTGGTATTGAGAGAACCCGATATGGGAACGGCGAGCCTGCTGCTCTTTATCGCGTTAGCGCTCTTCTTTGCCGCCGGAGCGCGAGTCGTGCATCTCGCGGCGGTCGTGGTGGCAATGGTTCCCTTCGCCGCGTTGACGGTGCTGGCAAGCCCGTATCGCCGCGCGCGCGTCTTTGCCTTCGTCGACCCTTGGAAGGATCCGCTCAACACCGGTTTTCATATCGTCCAGTCGCTCTTGGCGCTAGGCAGCGGCGGTCTCTTCGGTGTCGGCCTGGGCGCTTCGCGAGCCAAGTTCTTCTATCTGCCCGAACAGTATACGGATTTCATTTTCTCCGTACTCGGGGAGGAGCTCGGTTTGATCGGCACCTTGGCGGTCATCGCACTCTTCGTAACCTTGGCCTATCGCTCGATTCGAATCGCGTTGGCCGCCTCCGATCGTTTTGGGTTCTTCCTTGCGATCGGCTGCACCGCGATGATTACGATTCAGGCTTTCGTCAATATCGGCGTCGTTTCGTCGTCGTGGCCCGTAACTGGAGTGCCGCTCCCGTTCATCTCGTTCGGCGGTAGCTCGCTGGTCGTGAATCTCGTGGCGGTCGCCTTGATCGCCAACGTTGCGCGGCATGCGCCGGGACGCTCGGCGCGCCGCGATTCCAGGCAGATGTGA
- a CDS encoding DUF5069 domain-containing protein — MDALDLTKRPPRSPRELLPGLDVLMMARTVDKLRATLPGGNIGEYQITGFSSSLLNALEIPEASLRAAIARARSDDDVSAWIRSRTKPERYAEINAKLENRRIAERLDDPEFVARYPVAKRLPAHNSRLDLLIADDAETFGDQATASRRSARERA; from the coding sequence ATGGATGCGCTCGACCTCACGAAACGTCCTCCACGCAGCCCGCGTGAGCTGTTGCCCGGACTCGACGTGCTGATGATGGCTCGCACGGTTGACAAGCTGCGGGCTACCCTCCCCGGCGGCAATATCGGCGAATATCAGATCACCGGCTTCAGTTCAAGCCTGCTCAATGCGTTGGAAATTCCCGAAGCATCGCTGCGCGCCGCGATCGCCCGGGCCCGCTCCGACGACGACGTCTCCGCCTGGATTCGATCGCGCACCAAACCGGAACGCTACGCCGAAATCAACGCAAAGTTAGAGAATCGACGAATCGCCGAGCGCCTCGACGACCCCGAGTTCGTCGCGCGCTACCCGGTTGCGAAACGTCTGCCCGCGCATAACTCGCGGCTCGATCTCCTGATCGCCGACGACGCCGAAACGTTCGGCGATCAAGCGACGGCGTCGCGCAGATCCGCTCGGGAACGCGCATAG
- the murB gene encoding UDP-N-acetylmuramate dehydrogenase, translating to MSLTTVGALQSLISESDRGSLREIFGERVRFDELLAPYTSWKIGGPADAFATVQNVDELAALLRFCRRRRMAWWIIGGGSNVLVGDGGVRGVVIGLAGDFARARVRTEGERVIVEAGGSADMALVTAKAASAGAEGIGSLAGIPGTVGGSLRMNAGTDREIGEFVREVWVQSPSRPEPHSTSVRYLYRHSTLDRDVVVSRVILEFAGSSAGDVRSEMRRRLVARKRTQPIALPNAGSCFRNPPSDKAARLIEAAGAKGWREGNAQVSTLHANFINNLGGATAKDVATLLARTRRAVRDRWNVELQLEVHLVGVFIDATY from the coding sequence ATGAGCCTCACGACCGTCGGTGCCCTCCAGAGCCTGATCTCTGAATCCGATCGCGGCTCCCTTCGCGAAATTTTCGGCGAGCGCGTGCGCTTCGATGAATTGCTCGCCCCGTACACGTCGTGGAAGATCGGCGGCCCGGCCGACGCATTCGCGACGGTGCAGAACGTCGACGAGCTCGCTGCGCTTCTGCGGTTTTGCCGGCGTCGACGCATGGCGTGGTGGATTATCGGCGGTGGCAGCAACGTGCTCGTCGGCGACGGCGGCGTACGCGGCGTCGTCATTGGGTTGGCGGGCGATTTTGCGCGCGCGCGCGTACGCACTGAGGGCGAACGCGTCATCGTCGAAGCCGGCGGCTCGGCCGATATGGCGCTGGTGACCGCGAAGGCGGCGTCAGCGGGCGCTGAGGGGATCGGTTCTCTGGCGGGAATCCCCGGCACGGTCGGCGGTTCGCTGCGCATGAATGCGGGAACCGACCGCGAGATCGGCGAGTTCGTACGCGAGGTTTGGGTGCAATCGCCCAGCCGCCCCGAGCCGCATTCGACCAGCGTGCGCTATCTGTACCGTCACTCGACGCTCGACCGCGACGTCGTTGTTTCGCGCGTCATTCTGGAGTTCGCGGGTTCGAGCGCCGGCGACGTGCGTTCGGAAATGCGCCGAAGGCTCGTTGCGCGTAAACGAACGCAACCGATCGCATTGCCGAACGCGGGATCGTGCTTCCGCAATCCTCCCAGCGATAAAGCGGCGCGCCTGATCGAGGCCGCCGGCGCCAAGGGATGGCGCGAAGGAAATGCCCAAGTCTCGACGCTCCACGCGAATTTCATCAACAACCTCGGCGGTGCGACGGCAAAAGACGTCGCGACGCTACTCGCGCGAACGCGACGGGCGGTGCGCGATCGCTGGAACGTCGAGCTGCAACTCGAAGTGCACTTAGTTGGAGTCTTCATCGATGCAACGTACTAG